CAAAAAGGTGATATTGATGTAGTTGTGGGAGGTCCGCCCTGTCAGGGTTTTTCCATTGCGGGACGGGTAAAAATAGCAAATCTCGCAAGAAACGGGAAAAAGAAGGATGTAAAAAATCACCATCCCAGATTCATAGACGATCCCCGAAACATACTTTATCGAGAATTCGTTAGGATAGTTGACTATTTCCAGCCAAAAATCGTCATAATGGAGAATGTGCCGGGGATGATGAGCCACAGAGACGGGGAAACTGTGAGGGAGATAGTTGATGACTTCAGAAGGATTGGATACATTGTTCCTGGATGGGAAACGGGAAACAATCCAAGAATACTCAATGCCGCCGATTTTGGCGTGCCCCAGACAAGAAGACGTATTTTCTTTGTTGGAATCCACCAAGATGAAAAATCACTTATTGACGAGTTCAAATGGCCCATCCCCACACATAAAGACCCTGAACAGCCTCCCAAGAAAAATCTGATTGATTACATTTCCGGAGATCTCCATCCCAAGTATCCATACGTAACCGTTGGACAGGCCATCGGAGATCTTCCGGAACCGGTAGTCGCGAATAGATCGGGAATGGAAGATTACCCTATGTTCCATATTATCCATCCCTTTTCTAGATATCAGGAATGGGCCCGGAAAAAAACCTCATTCTGGGATGGAATGGTTCATAATCATATTTCTCGTCCTCACACCGAACGGGATAGATTGACCTTTGAGCACATGGAGGAGGGAGATTCATGGAAAGACCTTCCCCAGCACATAAAGGCCTTTTATGGGTATCGTGATGACATCTTCAGGGATAAATTCAAAAAACTCATATGGGATCGTCCTTCATGGACAATAACCGCCCATCTACAGAAGGACGGGTACAGATACATACATCCTGTTAAACCGAGAACCCTAACCCCCAGAGAGGCGGCAAGGCTCCAGAGTTTCCCTGACTGGTTCGTCTTTAAAG
This Thermococcus cleftensis DNA region includes the following protein-coding sequences:
- a CDS encoding DNA cytosine methyltransferase; the protein is MKSRYSYSFIDLFGAPGGFSLGMVLAGLVPQAAVDIDPHGIRTYNYNFREAMGFDTTGLKEDLRKLPPEVISKESGVQKGDIDVVVGGPPCQGFSIAGRVKIANLARNGKKKDVKNHHPRFIDDPRNILYREFVRIVDYFQPKIVIMENVPGMMSHRDGETVREIVDDFRRIGYIVPGWETGNNPRILNAADFGVPQTRRRIFFVGIHQDEKSLIDEFKWPIPTHKDPEQPPKKNLIDYISGDLHPKYPYVTVGQAIGDLPEPVVANRSGMEDYPMFHIIHPFSRYQEWARKKTSFWDGMVHNHISRPHTERDRLTFEHMEEGDSWKDLPQHIKAFYGYRDDIFRDKFKKLIWDRPSWTITAHLQKDGYRYIHPVKPRTLTPREAARLQSFPDWFVFKGPRTAQYRQIGNAVPPFLAAALGLAIIATFEGWGVKKLWKRQMKILS